One genomic window of Anthonomus grandis grandis chromosome 3, icAntGran1.3, whole genome shotgun sequence includes the following:
- the LOC126734115 gene encoding uncharacterized protein LOC126734115: protein MNDLPKSVKDNQEIKEATQDSDKLDTECFIISVEDLPEVIAAINEALDVEEEIQNFNELNNKIINNAIEAVEESIKREKEAFAEVDKIDIKILPKKKQVSDELENDYDECIAEIVNEIKEVEENLVKEGKLDMEELLSSVTYIPENYDIIIVPSEESVENDYMTKVGIRAKDLKKEDLVEEEFQLRSGKRVTVMVPRSVAMIEPQNAEGYELASKSSLDIESETLNGSPSKENGWKPAYTETMRSNHSYFAPRRTIKTINFFKERPEKIDPNLKTMTPNVISINSKEIEVKKNTDVKSHWVWEEYDGYDIHKYIIPVVPSPKSSMEALSYPRLDSETQKVKKNFQSMLKDDLKEKHVCCEFLPPITLTNLLIENVISKAKGNHQRLISNYGDPSRWTLLECDVPTGSFESRWPSIKEFTEEVGLSAIERHIVTTSLFTEDWKYTLMFYNKEFDKVSDYYNYVVRFSLPSEPYPVSQVSASLIFHIEVSKVIPPQCPVKVTFEIEGCRQKNDPDDFILRDSILLPLLKIKMKHFSTITI, encoded by the exons ATGaatgatttaccaaaaagtgtTAAAGATAATCAAGAAATAAAGGAAGCAACACAGGATTCGGACAAATTAGATACAGAATGCTTTATTATTTCAGTAGAAGATTTACCAGAAGTTATTGCAGCTATCAATGAAGCTTTGGATGTGGAAGAAGAAATACAGAATTTTAAtgagttaaataataaaattattaacaatgcAATCGAAGCTGTTGAAGAAtcaattaaaagagaaaaagagGCATTTGCAGAAGTGGATAAGATAGATATTAAAAtactgccaaaaaaaaaacaggtttcCGATGAGTTAGAGAATGATTATGATGAATGCATTGCAGAAATcgtaaatgaaattaaagaagTAGAAGAAAATCTGGTTAAGGAAGGTAAACTAGATATGGAAGAATTATTGTCATCAGTAACATA CATTCCTGAAAACTATGATATCATAATAGTGCCCAGTGAAGAATCTGTAGAAAATGACTACATGACAAAGGTTGGAATCAGAGCAAAAGATTTAAAGAAAGAAGACCTAGTCGAAGAGGAGTTTCAACTGCGTTCTGGAAAGAGAGTCACCGTTATGGTTCCAAGAAGTGTTGCTATGATAGAG CCCCAAAATGCGGAAGGCTATGAATTAGCCTCAAAAAGTTCATTGGATATAGAGAGTGAAACCTTAAACGGCAGTCCTTCTAAGGAAAATGGTTGGAAACCAGCTTATACTGAAACCATGCGCAGTAATCACAGCTATTTTGCGCCAAGAAGAACA ATAAAaacgattaatttttttaaagaacggCCAGAGAAAATAGACCCAAACCTAAAAACTATGACACCAAATGTAATTTCTATTAACAGTAAAGaaatagaagtaaaaaaaaatacagatgtTAAGTCTCACTGGGTATGGGAGGAATATGACGGATAcgatatacataaatatataataccggTTGT TCCTTCTCCGAAATCTTCCATGGAGGCACTAAGTTATCCCCGTTTAGACAGTGAGACTCAAAAGGTTAAGAAGAACTTTCAGTCGATGTTAAAAGATGATTTGAAGGAAAAGCATGTCTGTTGCGAGTTTTTACCGCCCATAACCTTGACCAATTTGCTAATTGAAAATGTGATTTCAAAAGCAAAAG GAAACCATCAAAGATTAATCTCAAACTACGGCGATCCAAGTCGTTGGACTCTATTAGAATGCGACGTTCCAACTGGATCATTCGAATCTCGCTGGCCCTCGATTAAAGAATTTACTGAAGAAGTGGGATTATCAGCAATCGAAAGACATATTGTAACTACTAGTTTGTTCACAGAAGACTGGAAGTATACTTTGATGTTCTATAATAAGGAATTTGATAAAGTTAGTGATTACTATAATTACGTG GTTAGATTTAGTTTGCCAAGTGAACCATATCCAGTGTCCCAAGTGTCAGCTAGTTTAATATTTCATATTGAAGTTAGTAAGGTGATTCCTCCACAATGTCCTGTAAAA GTGACATTTGAAATCGAAGGCTGCAGACAGAAAAATGATCCAGATGATTTTATCCTAAGAGACAGCATTCTGTTGccattattaaagataaaaatgaaacaCTTTAGTACCATTACTATATAA